In Patescibacteria group bacterium, the following are encoded in one genomic region:
- the secF gene encoding protein translocase subunit SecF — MIKIIQKRKIWFSLSIVLIILSILSLIFWGLPLSIDFKGGSLLEIGFEDERPSTGEIKQTLNDLGLGEIQVQPTGEQDMILRMSIATEDDHQRVIEKINQTYQGVEEKRFESVGPIIGSELKQKAIYALIVAAICIILYIAWAFRRVSKPVASWKFGIVAIIALAHDILITLGVISIIAHFSTGIEIGVAFIAALLTILGYSVNDTIVVFDRTRENLLKHYGEDFEETVNMSVNQTITRSVNTSITTLLALLAIYIFGGESIKYFALTLIVGIISGTYSSIFLASPLVVVWEKMRNRGI; from the coding sequence ATGATAAAAATAATTCAAAAAAGAAAAATTTGGTTCAGCCTGTCAATTGTTTTAATAATTTTGAGTATTTTAAGTTTAATTTTTTGGGGTTTGCCATTATCAATCGATTTTAAAGGCGGAAGCTTATTGGAAATTGGCTTCGAAGACGAGCGACCGAGTACCGGTGAAATTAAACAAACCTTAAATGATTTAGGTTTGGGCGAAATTCAGGTTCAACCAACAGGAGAGCAGGATATGATTTTAAGAATGTCAATTGCAACCGAAGATGATCATCAAAGGGTAATTGAGAAAATAAATCAAACCTATCAAGGAGTTGAAGAAAAACGTTTCGAATCAGTTGGTCCAATTATCGGTTCCGAATTAAAACAAAAAGCTATTTATGCTTTAATTGTCGCTGCGATTTGTATTATTTTATATATTGCTTGGGCATTCAGACGCGTGTCTAAACCGGTGGCTTCATGGAAGTTTGGTATAGTTGCTATCATAGCTTTAGCGCATGATATTTTAATTACTTTGGGCGTAATTTCCATTATTGCCCATTTTTCAACTGGCATAGAGATTGGCGTGGCTTTTATTGCGGCTTTATTAACTATTTTAGGTTATTCGGTTAATGACACGATCGTAGTTTTTGATCGTACGCGTGAGAATTTATTAAAACACTATGGTGAAGATTTTGAAGAAACAGTCAATATGAGTGTTAACCAGACCATTACACGTTCGGTCAATACTTCAATTACAACTTTATTGGCTTTATTAGCAATTTATATTTTTGGTGGAGAGTCAATTAAATATTTTGCTTTAACTTTGATTGTTGGTATTATTTCAGGTACTTATTCTTCAATTTTCTTAGCTAGTCCGTTGGTTGTGGTTTGGGAGAAGATGAGAAATAGAGGCATTTAA
- the cysS gene encoding cysteine--tRNA ligase, with amino-acid sequence MALKLFNSLTNKKEVFKSLESKHVRMYNCGPTVYNYIHLGNLRSFLFADVLKRYLEFKGYQVQQVMNITDVGHMVADAETGDDKLETSAQKEKKTPQEIATFYEKAFFDDIEKLNIQPATEYPRASQHIPEMIKLVETLVDKGYAYESNQSVYFDVTKFKKYGKLSGNTLKQLQAGKRIEVNPDKKNPWDFALWIYDPKHIMFWKSPWNDHGYPGWHLECSAMSIKYLGEQFDIHTGGEDNKFPHHECEIAQSEASTGKKWVKYWLHVKHLIVEGEKMSKSLGNFYTLKDLLNKNYTSRAIRYLLISTHYRQQLNFTFQALEASQKAIDKIDNFTNQICQIKNNANQNKSNIQEIKKIISQTNRKFISALDDDLNMSEGLAVVFNFINQINKLDLNHKAAKLIEEFIFNLDHVLGLEIAKNLQTDIDIPREILDLVKERQEARKNKNWDQADELRDKLDQLGWQVKDTPDGSDVTRK; translated from the coding sequence ATGGCTTTAAAATTATTTAATAGTTTAACCAACAAAAAAGAGGTTTTTAAATCTCTAGAATCAAAACACGTTCGCATGTACAATTGCGGACCGACGGTTTATAATTATATTCATCTCGGCAATCTGAGATCTTTTTTGTTTGCTGATGTCTTAAAACGTTATTTAGAATTTAAAGGCTATCAAGTCCAACAAGTAATGAATATTACCGACGTGGGTCATATGGTAGCTGATGCTGAAACCGGTGATGATAAATTAGAAACTAGTGCCCAAAAAGAAAAAAAGACACCCCAAGAGATTGCGACTTTTTACGAAAAAGCTTTTTTCGATGATATTGAAAAATTAAATATTCAACCAGCGACTGAATATCCCCGCGCCTCACAACACATTCCGGAAATGATTAAATTGGTTGAAACTCTAGTTGACAAAGGTTATGCTTATGAATCAAACCAATCTGTTTATTTTGATGTAACTAAATTTAAAAAATACGGCAAACTCTCTGGCAATACTTTAAAACAACTCCAAGCTGGTAAAAGAATTGAAGTTAATCCTGATAAAAAAAATCCTTGGGATTTTGCTTTGTGGATTTATGATCCTAAACATATTATGTTTTGGAAAAGCCCCTGGAATGACCATGGTTATCCGGGTTGGCATTTAGAATGCTCAGCCATGTCAATTAAGTATTTAGGCGAACAATTTGATATTCATACTGGTGGCGAAGATAATAAATTTCCTCATCATGAATGTGAAATCGCCCAATCCGAAGCTTCAACTGGTAAAAAATGGGTTAAATATTGGCTACACGTCAAACATTTAATTGTTGAGGGTGAAAAAATGTCTAAATCTTTAGGTAATTTTTATACCTTGAAAGATTTATTAAATAAAAATTATACTAGCCGAGCAATTCGTTATTTATTAATTTCAACTCACTATCGCCAACAATTAAATTTTACTTTTCAAGCCCTAGAAGCTAGTCAAAAAGCCATTGATAAAATTGATAATTTTACTAATCAAATTTGCCAAATTAAAAATAATGCTAATCAAAATAAGTCGAATATTCAAGAAATTAAAAAAATCATCAGCCAAACCAATCGAAAATTTATTTCAGCGCTGGATGATGATTTAAATATGTCTGAAGGTTTGGCGGTTGTTTTTAATTTTATTAATCAAATTAATAAATTAGATTTAAATCATAAAGCTGCAAAATTAATTGAAGAATTTATTTTTAATCTAGATCATGTTTTGGGTTTAGAAATTGCTAAAAATCTCCAAACCGACATTGATATTCCTAGAGAAATTTTAGATTTAGTTAAGGAACGCCAAGAAGCTCGCAAAAATAAAAACTGGGACCAAGCTGATGAATTGCGTGATAAACTTGACCAACTCGGCTGGCAGGTTAAAGATACGCCCGATGGCAGTGATGTGACGAGAAAATGA
- a CDS encoding magnesium transporter CorA family protein, whose amino-acid sequence MSILPKKVKQLTNQNFTWVDINFCGKPQMEFLKKEFNFHPLDLKDCLPPLQRPKLLERPDYLFMILQFPVYNRQEQALRAAEIDFFIGKNFIVTVHNNDLTPVIELFNNCQKNTELKNNLLSTNPATLLYEILHNLIVYCYPILNHINLDLDEIEKNIFSGQQKTILNNIFNVRRNTINFRKTMQSHKTVIKKLIDRSTNIFIIDQKIDIYFKNLIEHTKEIWEYLENYKETIEALYSTNESMLSNRLNTIMKTLTIFSVIVFPLTLLAAIFGMNTLGGMPFVDSPFGFWAVVSIMILGTLIMFSVFKHKKWL is encoded by the coding sequence ATGTCTATTTTACCTAAAAAGGTCAAACAATTGACTAACCAAAATTTTACCTGGGTTGATATTAATTTTTGTGGCAAACCCCAAATGGAATTTCTAAAAAAAGAATTTAATTTTCATCCATTAGATTTAAAAGATTGTTTACCTCCACTTCAACGCCCTAAACTTTTAGAACGTCCTGACTACTTATTTATGATTCTACAATTTCCAGTTTACAATCGCCAAGAGCAGGCCCTCCGTGCAGCGGAAATTGACTTTTTTATCGGTAAAAATTTTATTGTGACTGTGCATAATAACGATTTAACACCAGTTATAGAATTATTTAATAATTGTCAAAAAAATACTGAATTAAAAAATAATTTATTATCCACCAACCCCGCTACCCTACTCTATGAAATTTTACATAATTTAATCGTCTATTGTTATCCAATTTTAAATCATATTAATTTAGATTTGGATGAAATTGAGAAAAACATCTTTTCCGGTCAACAAAAAACTATTTTAAATAATATTTTTAATGTCCGACGCAATACGATTAATTTTCGTAAAACCATGCAATCACACAAAACTGTAATTAAAAAATTAATCGACCGTTCAACCAACATTTTCATTATCGACCAAAAAATTGATATCTATTTCAAAAACTTAATCGAACACACCAAAGAAATTTGGGAATATTTAGAAAACTACAAAGAAACCATTGAAGCGCTCTATTCAACTAACGAATCCATGTTGTCTAATCGTCTCAACACTATCATGAAGACTTTGACTATCTTTTCAGTTATTGTTTTTCCTTTAACTTTATTGGCTGCCATTTTTGGTATGAATACCTTGGGTGGTATGCCCTTTGTTGATTCACCTTTCGGTTTTTGGGCTGTCGTAAGTATTATGATTCTGGGCACCTTAATTATGTTTTCTGTTTTTAAACACAAAAAATGGCTTTAA
- a CDS encoding type IV secretion system DNA-binding domain-containing protein, with product MWLLQTSVQIDLTQVPSVGQDVSSSLVMFIFLIIFGIFVLFIAWLILKKILTRMYGWSAIFKRVYLLVTVPKDKDNKEEGQKEMQDILAVAEALYSTLGGLAPAVNFQSRILGRQDHFSFEIVADREGLISFYVVVPKYLQQFFEQQIHAQYHNAQIEEVDDYNIFHEKGQVAGAYLKLTKNSIFPLKTYTQTGADPLNALTNVMSKFDPSDGAVIQIVARSAHKSWHQLGAKLASKIQQGKSLKQAKKEVMGNPILRTVGDLSDYLWPQKKEDKMQDPKKEYRLSPMEEETVKALENKTSKAGFDVNIRVIVSSSTLEKAKADLHNILDSFSQYTGYEYGNGFKAINVSGKNLDQIVEDYIYRNFNEKNKMILNTEEMTSLYHFPLPTTETPNIRWLLATKCPPPANLPNEGLILGESVYRGQKKLIKLQEADRRRHLYIIGMTGVGKSVFISNLAIQDIQNGKGVCVIDPHGDLIEDILPHIPKERIEDVIVFNPSDIERPIGLNMLEGKTEEERDFATQEMIAIFYKLFPPEMIGPMFEHNMRNVMLTLMSDEQQPGTIAEIPRMFSDNDFQKQWVAKVKDPVVRSFWEKEMAKTSDFHKSEMLGYLISKVGRFVENAMIRNIIGQSHSGFNLKDVMDQQKILLVNLSKGTTGEVNSNLLGLIIVSKLQMAALARANISESERKDFYLYIDEFQNFITDSIATILAEARKYRLNLTIAHQYIGQLVQNQDAKIRDAVFGNVGTIVNFRIGVDDAETMAKQLAPVCSENDVINLERYNAYVRLLIDNQASRAFNMHCFPPPSDGNVKIAQAIKDLSRLKYGRDRQTVEREILERSQLGGSSAQQGPLVAERTL from the coding sequence ATGTGGTTATTACAAACATCTGTACAAATTGATTTAACGCAAGTGCCTAGTGTAGGCCAAGATGTCTCATCGTCCTTGGTGATGTTTATTTTTTTAATAATTTTTGGAATTTTTGTTTTGTTTATAGCATGGTTAATTTTAAAAAAGATTTTAACGCGAATGTATGGCTGGTCGGCAATATTTAAAAGGGTTTATCTATTAGTAACTGTACCAAAAGATAAAGATAATAAAGAAGAGGGGCAAAAAGAAATGCAAGATATTTTAGCGGTGGCGGAGGCTTTGTATTCAACTCTGGGCGGTTTGGCGCCAGCAGTTAATTTCCAAAGTAGAATTTTAGGACGGCAAGATCATTTTAGTTTTGAAATTGTAGCTGATCGCGAAGGTTTGATTTCATTCTATGTGGTTGTGCCAAAGTATTTACAACAATTTTTTGAACAACAAATTCACGCTCAATATCACAATGCTCAAATTGAAGAAGTTGATGACTATAATATTTTTCATGAAAAAGGTCAGGTGGCTGGGGCTTATTTAAAATTAACCAAAAATTCTATTTTTCCTCTAAAAACTTATACTCAAACCGGAGCAGATCCCTTAAATGCTTTAACAAATGTGATGAGTAAATTTGACCCGTCAGATGGCGCAGTTATTCAAATTGTGGCTCGTTCAGCTCATAAATCCTGGCATCAATTGGGTGCTAAATTAGCTTCCAAAATTCAACAAGGCAAAAGTTTAAAACAAGCCAAAAAAGAGGTTATGGGGAATCCAATTCTAAGAACAGTTGGTGATTTGAGTGATTATTTATGGCCACAGAAAAAAGAGGATAAAATGCAAGATCCTAAAAAAGAATATCGTTTGTCGCCCATGGAAGAAGAAACAGTTAAAGCTTTAGAAAATAAAACTAGCAAAGCCGGTTTTGACGTGAATATTCGAGTGATTGTTTCATCTAGTACTTTAGAAAAAGCTAAGGCTGATTTGCATAATATTTTAGACTCTTTTTCTCAATATACGGGTTATGAATATGGTAATGGTTTTAAGGCCATCAACGTTTCTGGTAAAAACCTAGATCAAATAGTGGAAGATTATATTTATCGAAATTTCAATGAAAAAAATAAAATGATTTTAAACACCGAAGAGATGACCAGTTTATATCATTTTCCTTTGCCGACCACCGAAACACCAAACATTCGTTGGCTATTAGCTACAAAATGTCCACCACCAGCCAATTTACCTAATGAAGGTTTGATTTTAGGTGAGAGTGTCTATCGAGGTCAAAAAAAATTAATTAAACTACAAGAAGCCGATCGGCGTCGACATTTATACATTATCGGTATGACGGGTGTTGGTAAATCTGTTTTTATCTCTAATTTAGCTATTCAAGATATTCAAAATGGTAAAGGTGTCTGTGTGATTGATCCACATGGTGACTTAATTGAAGATATTTTACCGCACATACCCAAAGAACGGATTGAAGATGTGATTGTTTTTAATCCATCAGATATTGAACGGCCAATAGGTTTAAATATGCTAGAGGGTAAAACTGAAGAAGAGCGTGATTTTGCTACTCAAGAAATGATAGCTATTTTTTATAAATTATTCCCGCCAGAAATGATTGGGCCAATGTTTGAACATAATATGCGCAACGTCATGTTGACTTTAATGTCAGACGAACAACAGCCTGGTACAATTGCTGAAATTCCACGCATGTTTTCGGATAATGATTTTCAAAAACAATGGGTAGCTAAAGTTAAAGATCCAGTCGTGCGATCTTTTTGGGAAAAAGAAATGGCTAAAACCTCAGATTTTCATAAATCAGAAATGTTGGGCTATTTAATTTCTAAAGTTGGACGGTTTGTAGAAAACGCGATGATACGAAATATTATTGGTCAAAGTCACTCAGGTTTTAATTTAAAAGATGTTATGGATCAGCAAAAGATTTTGTTGGTTAATTTATCTAAAGGTACAACCGGCGAAGTTAATAGTAATTTGTTGGGTTTAATTATTGTATCAAAATTACAAATGGCGGCTTTGGCACGAGCTAATATATCAGAGAGTGAAAGAAAAGATTTTTATTTATATATTGATGAGTTCCAAAATTTTATTACCGATTCAATTGCCACTATTTTAGCTGAAGCGCGTAAATACCGTTTAAATTTAACCATTGCGCATCAGTATATTGGTCAATTAGTTCAAAATCAGGACGCAAAAATTCGTGACGCTGTTTTTGGTAATGTTGGTACAATCGTCAATTTTAGAATTGGTGTTGATGATGCTGAAACTATGGCTAAGCAATTAGCGCCAGTGTGTTCAGAAAATGATGTAATAAATTTAGAAAGATATAATGCTTACGTACGTTTATTAATTGATAATCAAGCTTCGCGAGCTTTCAATATGCATTGTTTTCCACCACCCAGTGATGGTAATGTTAAAATAGCTCAGGCGATTAAAGATTTATCACGCTTGAAATATGGTCGTGATCGCCAAACTGTTGAAAGAGAAATTTTAGAGCGTTCGCAATTGGGTGGTAGTAGCGCACAACAGGGACCGCTGGTTGCTGAGCGCACTCTGTAA
- a CDS encoding serine hydrolase, which translates to MLVNFLLTAILLFQIYSPTISVDKLNTTLESGHFSINQKDVIFPRQKLASQSLGLKLNAWSAIVVDQTTGKILFEKNSQEKHSLASITKLMAMVVFLETQPDWSQVITMQAQDQAEGAAVFVNNGEELKVEDLFYSALVGSANNAVKALVRSTGLSSDEFVNRMNIKAKQLGLNQTHFSDPTGLNPSNQSTAYDIAVLTRYAFQQPKILQAVLLDKYSFRTVDQNVLHTIKNTDELIDSFLNDGQNFKLIGGKTGFLNEAGYCLTTQVQDHSGHDLIIVLLGNRSSAERFREMKGLAWWTFENFEWE; encoded by the coding sequence ATGTTGGTCAATTTTTTACTAACAGCTATTTTACTGTTTCAAATTTATTCGCCGACAATTTCAGTCGACAAATTAAATACCACCCTTGAGAGTGGTCATTTTTCTATTAACCAAAAAGATGTAATTTTTCCCCGCCAAAAACTAGCTAGCCAAAGCTTGGGCTTAAAATTAAACGCTTGGTCGGCTATTGTTGTCGATCAAACTACGGGTAAAATTTTATTTGAAAAAAATAGTCAAGAAAAACATTCTTTAGCTAGTATTACTAAATTGATGGCCATGGTTGTTTTTTTAGAAACTCAGCCTGATTGGTCGCAGGTTATTACTATGCAAGCCCAAGATCAGGCTGAGGGTGCGGCCGTTTTTGTAAATAATGGCGAAGAGTTGAAAGTAGAAGATTTGTTTTATAGTGCCTTAGTGGGGTCAGCCAATAATGCGGTAAAAGCTTTGGTTAGGTCAACCGGTTTAAGCTCAGATGAATTTGTTAATCGGATGAATATCAAAGCTAAACAATTAGGTTTAAATCAAACTCATTTTAGTGATCCAACTGGTTTAAATCCATCTAACCAATCTACAGCTTATGATATCGCAGTTTTAACGCGTTATGCCTTTCAACAACCCAAAATTCTCCAAGCAGTATTGCTAGATAAATATTCTTTCAGGACAGTCGATCAAAATGTTTTACATACAATTAAAAATACCGATGAACTGATTGATAGTTTTTTAAATGATGGTCAAAATTTTAAATTAATTGGTGGCAAAACTGGTTTTTTAAATGAAGCTGGTTATTGTTTAACGACTCAAGTCCAAGACCACAGCGGACACGATTTAATAATTGTTTTGTTGGGAAATCGGTCGAGCGCAGAACGTTTTCGTGAAATGAAGGGGCTAGCTTGGTGGACCTTTGAAAATTTTGAGTGGGAATAA
- a CDS encoding small multi-drug export protein translates to MSELIKVLLTAMAPISELRGAIPLAVGAYHWPIWQSYFVAVIGNIIPVIFILWLLEPVSKFLCQHSKLMARFFKWLFERTRLKHTQKFERWGAVALISFVAIPLPITGAWTGSVAAFVFGIPYKKSLVLITSGVLIAGIIVSLITTGTISFLNFLIK, encoded by the coding sequence ATGTCAGAATTAATTAAAGTTTTATTAACTGCCATGGCGCCAATTAGCGAATTGCGAGGAGCAATTCCTTTGGCGGTCGGAGCCTATCACTGGCCGATCTGGCAGTCTTATTTTGTAGCAGTTATTGGTAATATTATACCCGTTATTTTTATTTTATGGTTATTGGAGCCAGTTTCAAAATTTTTGTGTCAACACTCTAAACTGATGGCACGTTTCTTTAAGTGGTTATTTGAAAGAACTCGTTTAAAACATACTCAGAAATTTGAACGCTGGGGAGCTGTGGCTTTAATTAGTTTTGTCGCCATTCCTTTGCCAATTACTGGAGCTTGGACAGGTTCGGTCGCGGCTTTTGTTTTCGGTATTCCGTACAAAAAAAGTTTAGTTTTAATTACTAGTGGCGTTTTAATCGCTGGAATTATAGTTAGTTTGATTACTACTGGCACAATTTCATTTTTAAATTTTTTAATTAAATAA
- the tpiA gene encoding triose-phosphate isomerase, giving the protein MQEKFLIGNWKTKLNLKESLDFTKKISKELKHFKNNQAELIICPPFVVLDEIKEIIHKTPMKLGAQNVFWANKGSYTGEITPEMLEETGCEYVIIGHSERRANVLESNEMVNSKVKIACQMENLTPIICIGETFEERREGRKDLVIIEQLEKAIKDVSVISNQNIIIGYEPIWVIGSGQTVDPEEAEYTHKVIRQKLIDTYPMEIVENNFRIIYGGSIDSSTIKAFIDQPTIDGVLVGGASVKEDEWLKMVKIICQNK; this is encoded by the coding sequence ATGCAAGAAAAATTTTTAATTGGTAACTGGAAAACCAAACTTAATCTAAAAGAAAGCTTAGATTTTACTAAAAAAATCAGTAAAGAATTAAAACATTTTAAAAACAATCAAGCAGAATTAATCATTTGCCCACCATTTGTGGTTTTGGATGAAATTAAAGAAATAATTCACAAAACACCCATGAAGTTAGGCGCACAAAATGTTTTTTGGGCTAACAAGGGTAGCTACACCGGAGAAATCACTCCAGAAATGTTAGAAGAAACCGGTTGCGAATATGTAATAATTGGTCATTCTGAAAGACGAGCAAATGTTTTAGAAAGCAACGAAATGGTTAATTCCAAAGTTAAAATTGCTTGTCAGATGGAAAATTTAACTCCGATCATTTGCATTGGTGAAACTTTTGAAGAAAGACGCGAAGGTCGTAAAGATTTAGTGATTATTGAACAACTAGAAAAAGCCATTAAAGATGTTTCAGTTATTAGTAATCAAAATATTATCATTGGTTATGAACCGATTTGGGTAATTGGTTCTGGCCAAACAGTTGACCCAGAAGAGGCTGAATATACGCATAAAGTTATTCGACAAAAATTAATAGATACTTATCCAATGGAAATTGTAGAAAATAATTTTAGAATAATTTATGGCGGGAGTATTGATAGTAGTACAATTAAAGCCTTTATTGATCAACCAACGATTGATGGTGTTTTGGTTGGGGGAGCGAGCGTCAAAGAAGATGAATGGTTAAAAATGGTTAAAATTATTTGTCAAAATAAATAA
- a CDS encoding class II fructose-bisphosphate aldolase family protein — translation MLTHIKNIVSVKNKYAIGAFNTYNLEFTKAIVTAAVKENFSLIIQTSENVLRYTGVPELTNLIQTVVQSNSQKVPIAFHLDHGKDINLIKQAIQAGFTSVMFDGSLLSYNENVKKTKRLVQFAHARGVWVQGELGEVIVGRLGIVSQEKRYQGMTDPDQAQDFVEQTGVDTLAVAIGNVHGTYKLYHKVPKLDIQRLKEIKNKIKIPLVLHGGSGISNKDIKAAIQNGIRIININSELKIAFTNGLRRALRSNLKETDPRKYFILSAKEVERVVSKKIQLFKK, via the coding sequence ATGTTAACTCACATTAAAAACATTGTTTCGGTTAAAAATAAATATGCTATTGGAGCTTTTAATACTTATAATTTAGAATTTACTAAAGCTATTGTGACGGCAGCAGTTAAAGAAAATTTTTCTTTAATTATTCAGACTTCAGAAAATGTTTTGCGTTATACTGGTGTGCCAGAATTAACTAATTTAATTCAGACAGTTGTTCAATCTAATAGTCAAAAAGTGCCCATAGCTTTTCATTTAGATCATGGTAAGGATATAAACTTAATTAAACAAGCTATTCAAGCGGGTTTTACTTCGGTGATGTTTGACGGTTCTTTATTGTCTTATAATGAAAATGTTAAGAAAACCAAACGATTGGTTCAATTTGCTCATGCGCGTGGGGTCTGGGTACAAGGTGAATTGGGCGAAGTGATTGTTGGGCGTTTAGGTATAGTTAGCCAAGAAAAAAGATATCAAGGTATGACTGATCCCGATCAAGCACAAGATTTTGTTGAACAAACTGGCGTAGATACTTTAGCCGTGGCTATTGGTAATGTGCACGGAACTTACAAACTTTATCACAAAGTTCCTAAGTTGGATATCCAGCGTTTAAAAGAAATTAAAAATAAAATTAAAATCCCATTAGTTTTACATGGTGGTTCTGGTATTAGCAACAAAGATATCAAAGCTGCTATTCAAAACGGTATCCGCATCATTAATATTAATTCAGAATTAAAAATAGCATTTACCAATGGCTTGCGTCGGGCTTTGCGTAGTAACTTAAAAGAAACTGATCCGCGTAAATATTTTATTTTAAGCGCCAAAGAGGTTGAGCGAGTAGTTAGTAAAAAAATTCAATTATTTAAAAAATAA
- the rpmG gene encoding 50S ribosomal protein L33, with product MSQESLIKLECTECHRINYFSHKNKKKIKDRLELNKFCTHCKKHTLHKETK from the coding sequence ATGTCACAAGAAAGTTTGATAAAATTGGAGTGTACTGAATGTCATCGAATTAATTATTTTTCTCATAAAAATAAGAAAAAAATTAAAGATCGTTTGGAACTAAATAAATTTTGTACGCATTGTAAAAAACATACTCTACACAAAGAAACTAAGTAG
- a CDS encoding GIY-YIG nuclease family protein, whose translation MYSVYLLRSLKDKNLYIGSTFDLKSRYTQHLEGKVISTKNRRPLELIYYEAYNDKLLAQERERKLKQFGSSYRGLIKRLNIK comes from the coding sequence ATGTATTCTGTTTATTTATTAAGAAGTTTAAAAGATAAAAATTTGTATATAGGTTCTACTTTTGATTTAAAATCTAGATATACTCAACATTTAGAAGGTAAGGTGATATCAACCAAAAATAGAAGACCATTAGAATTAATTTATTATGAAGCTTATAATGATAAATTATTAGCACAAGAAAGAGAACGAAAATTAAAACAATTTGGCTCATCTTATCGGGGATTAATTAAAAGATTAAATATAAAATAA
- a CDS encoding SPFH domain-containing protein produces the protein MLNLDNKNKKLIWIILAVAFLPMFLQNKFLLGLLIAIIIIYLIFKKLKNKSMDNQPINISNFKGFKNAKKILWITVLVVFVLWLFLASIQIVDAGETGVYSLFGKVSDNERSSGFHLIIPLAKLTKMGIRTEEYTMSIISNEGKKTGADAITALTKEGLSVDLDITVLYRLNENQASDVYKNVGLNYEEKIIRPAIRSTIREVIAQYEAKDIYSEKRAEATQGIKISLETQINPCGIIIEEVLLRNVVLPANLANSIQEKLQAEQEAQKYDFLLQTEKKEKERKIIEAEGQRDSQAIINQSLTTNYLYYQYIKELENREGTIYVPTNPSTGMPMFRDVGY, from the coding sequence ATGTTGAACTTAGACAATAAAAATAAAAAATTAATTTGGATTATTTTAGCGGTGGCGTTTTTGCCGATGTTTTTACAAAATAAATTTTTGCTTGGGCTGTTAATTGCTATTATAATTATTTATTTAATATTTAAAAAATTAAAAAACAAATCTATGGATAATCAACCCATTAATATAAGCAATTTTAAGGGTTTTAAAAATGCTAAGAAAATTTTATGGATAACCGTGCTGGTTGTTTTTGTTTTATGGTTGTTTTTGGCTTCAATTCAAATTGTCGATGCGGGCGAGACGGGAGTTTATTCTTTGTTTGGCAAGGTCAGCGACAATGAAAGATCATCAGGTTTCCATTTAATTATCCCCTTGGCTAAATTAACAAAAATGGGTATTCGGACGGAAGAATATACGATGAGTATTATAAGTAACGAAGGTAAAAAAACTGGGGCAGACGCCATTACGGCTTTAACCAAAGAGGGTTTAAGCGTTGATTTAGATATTACAGTTTTGTATCGTCTTAATGAAAATCAAGCTTCAGATGTTTATAAAAACGTAGGTTTAAATTACGAGGAAAAAATTATTCGACCAGCTATTCGCAGCACCATTCGTGAAGTTATAGCACAATACGAAGCTAAAGATATTTATTCAGAAAAAAGAGCTGAGGCAACGCAAGGCATTAAAATTAGTTTAGAGACTCAAATTAATCCATGTGGGATTATTATCGAAGAGGTCTTATTAAGAAATGTGGTTTTGCCAGCTAATTTAGCCAATTCAATTCAGGAAAAGCTTCAAGCAGAGCAGGAAGCTCAAAAATACGATTTCTTATTGCAAACAGAGAAAAAGGAAAAAGAACGTAAGATTATTGAAGCTGAAGGGCAGAGAGACTCTCAGGCAATTATTAATCAAAGTTTAACCACTAATTATTTATATTATCAATATATTAAAGAGCTAGAAAATCGCGAAGGTACAATTTATGTGCCAACTAATCCAAGCACGGGCATGCCAATGTTTAGGGATGTTGGATACTAA